From a region of the Hippopotamus amphibius kiboko isolate mHipAmp2 chromosome 3, mHipAmp2.hap2, whole genome shotgun sequence genome:
- the NAP1L5 gene encoding nucleosome assembly protein 1-like 5 translates to MADSENRGPAEASQAAAAEAVMAEDGAAAGDSDSASGDSDGAVGQTAEEPQTPAENAPKPRNDFIESLPNSVKCRVLALKKLQKRCDKIEAKFDKEFQALEKKYNDIYKPLLAKIQELTGEMEGCAWTLEGDEEEDDDEEYEDEEEGEEEEEEEPAAEAAAEAAAAATDEGPHAAASDDARK, encoded by the coding sequence ATGGCCGACTCGGAGAACCGGGGCCCCGCGGAGGCGAGCCAGGCGGCGGCCGCGGAGGCGGTAATGGCGGAAGACGGGGCAGCGGCGGGAGATTCTGACAGCGCGTCCGGCGACTCCGACGGCGCGGTCGGCCAGACGGCTGAGGAGCCCCAGACCCCTGCAGAGAATGCGCCAAAACCTAGAAATGACTTTATCGAGAGCCTGCCTAACTCGGTGAAATGCCGGGTCCTCGCCCTCAAAAAGCTGCAGAAGCGGTGCGATAAGATAGAAGCCAAATTTGATAAGGAATTCCAGGCTCTGGAGAAAAAGTATAACGACATCTATAAGCCCTTACTCGCTAAGATCCAAGAGCTCACAGGTGAGATGGAGGGCTGCGCGTGGACCTTGGAGGGTGATGAGGAGGAAGATGATGATGAAGAGTacgaggatgaggaggagggagaggaggaggaggaggaagagcctgcggcggaggcggcggcggaggcggcggctgCGGCCACAGATGAGGGTCCCCACGCTGCAGCCTCTGATGATGCCAGGAAATAA